In Arcanobacterium canis, the sequence GGCCTGAGCGACTGGGAATGGACGCTGCCATATACCGACAAGCTCAGAGAAGAGGTGACCCGCCGTGCTCATCAAGCAGCTACCCATCAGTGAGCTCAAGCCCGCCGACTACAACCCGCGTAAAGACCTGAAGCCCGGCGATGCGGACTACGAAAAACTCAAGCGCTCTTTGACCGAGTTCGGTTACGTCGAGCCGGTGATCTACAACCACACCACCGGCCACGTCGTCGGCGGCCACCAGCGCCTGAAAGTACTCGCGGATCTGGGCCACACCGATGTTGACTGCGTGGTTGTCGAACTGGACGAGACCCGCGAGAAGGCGCTCAACGTCGCATTGAACAAGATCAGCGGCGACTGGGACGAGTCCAAGCTGGCCCTGCTCATCGCCGACTTGGACGCGGCCGACTTTGATGCCGAGCTCACCGGCTTCGACGATGACGAAATCGCCCAAATGATTGGCTCCCTCGACGATGACGAGGTCACCGATGACGGCTTTGATCTCACCGCCGCTCTCGAGGCCGCTTCGTTCGTCCAGCGCGGGGACATTTGGACTGTCGGCAGGCACCGCCTCGTCTGCGGGGACGCCACCAACGCAAACGAGGTCGCGGTGCTCATGGACGGCAAGAGCGCGAACCTGGTGCTCACTGACCCGCCCTACAACGTCGCCTTCGAGTCCTCCGACGGGCTCACGATCAAAAACGACGAGATGAAGGCCGACTCGTTCTACGAGTTCCTGCTCACCGCGTTTACCAACATGGCGGGTGTTCTCGACAAGGGTGGGTCTGCGTATGTGTTCCACGCCGACACCGAAGGGCTGAACTTCCGCAGGGCGTTCATCGACGCCGGGTTCAAACTCTCCGGTTGCTGCATCTGGGTCAAAGACTCCCTCGTGCTGGGACGCTCGCCGTACCAGTGGCAGCACGAACCAGTGCTCTACGGGTGGAAGCAGGGAGCCAAGCACAAGTGGTTCGCTGATCGGAAACAGACTACGATCTGGAACTTCGCCAAGCCGCGTAAGAACTCCGACCACCCGACTTCTAAGCCGCTGGACCTGCTGGCCTATCCGATCCGCAACTCCACCCAGGCTAACGCGGTCATCCTCGACACGTTCGCTGGCAGCGGTTCGACCCTGATGGCCGCCGAGCAGACCGACCGCATCGCCTACCTCATGGAGCTCGACGAGAAGTACGCCTCGGTGATCCTGCGCCGCTACGCCGAGGCGACCGGGGACGCGGCCGGGATCACCTGCCAGCGAGGCAACACCCAGTACACGTACCTGGATCTGGTCAAACACGTCGACCGCGACCGCGAATAAAACCCCGCAATTGCAGGGAAAAACAGGGGCGTGAAAAAGTCTGTTTGATGAGGGAAAAACGACTGGATAAGCGGAACAACGTATGGCTGTATGTACATGACCGAAAGCACCCCCACACCCGGGGGGGGAACCGAGCGAAAAGGACTGGTCATGAGTGAATTACACATCGAAATCAGCGAGCTCATCGCAGCCGGAGTCAACGTCTACGACCGCGAGGAAACCCTACGGGTTGCCACAGCACGCGGCTACCAGCTGGTGGTGCGCGTGATCGAGCACGACCCGGCGCGTTTCCTCAGCATGGTGGCCGCCTGGTTCGAGCAGGAGGTCGTGGCATGAGCATCCTCGCCTTCACCCCGCACAAAACGGGCAGGAAAAAGCTCGCCCAGCTCCTCGCCGATCACTTTGGCGTCAAGGCCACCTATCTGGGCACGCCCTCGTTTGCCTACCAGATCGCAGACGCCACGCTAGATAGGGACTGGACCCTCTACCTGCCAGATGGCATCGAGGCGCAGGCCGTGCACGAGGCCGCCCGCCAGGCAGGCTTTGAAACCGCCGACCCGGGCGAGATGGCGTTGACGGTCACGATGCCCACCACCGGGTGGAGTGAGCGCACTCGCTCCAACCTCGAAGCGCTCCTGGCAGCCAAAGGGCCACTGATCGCCAAAGCCCTGGGCATCCCGGCCACACCCGTCGAGTTCAACGATGACCAGACAGTCTCGTTCCCGTGGTGTGAGTCGATCTCCCCGGAGACGGCACGCGAGGCGGTAATCCCGCTCGTGGCCCGGCTCTGCCAACGCGCCCAGGAGGCAACCCGGATCCGGGCCACGCCGCCAGCACCGGGCAATGACAAGTACACGATGCGCTGCTTCCTGCTCTCCCTGGGCTTCATCGGCCCCGAACACAAGCAGGCACGCCGCATCCTGCTGGCAGGCCTCGAAGGCGACGCCGCCTGGCGCACCCCAGCAAGCAGGAAGGAGAACCGGCCAT encodes:
- a CDS encoding cell division protein, whose amino-acid sequence is MSELHIEISELIAAGVNVYDREETLRVATARGYQLVVRVIEHDPARFLSMVAAWFEQEVVA
- a CDS encoding site-specific DNA-methyltransferase; translation: MLIKQLPISELKPADYNPRKDLKPGDADYEKLKRSLTEFGYVEPVIYNHTTGHVVGGHQRLKVLADLGHTDVDCVVVELDETREKALNVALNKISGDWDESKLALLIADLDAADFDAELTGFDDDEIAQMIGSLDDDEVTDDGFDLTAALEAASFVQRGDIWTVGRHRLVCGDATNANEVAVLMDGKSANLVLTDPPYNVAFESSDGLTIKNDEMKADSFYEFLLTAFTNMAGVLDKGGSAYVFHADTEGLNFRRAFIDAGFKLSGCCIWVKDSLVLGRSPYQWQHEPVLYGWKQGAKHKWFADRKQTTIWNFAKPRKNSDHPTSKPLDLLAYPIRNSTQANAVILDTFAGSGSTLMAAEQTDRIAYLMELDEKYASVILRRYAEATGDAAGITCQRGNTQYTYLDLVKHVDRDRE